The DNA region TGGAGATACACCGATGAACAAACACTGTTCCTGAGCTCCTATAGCTTACAGGCTAGCAGGAGGAGGAGACGTGAATAAATAAGTTTACACGTCCAGTGGTGACGAGAATGGTGAAAAGAACTAAAGCAGGAGATAGAGAGCGGGGTGTGCTCTTGTAAAAGGTGGCTGGAGAATGCCTTTCTGATGAAGTCAGCATTAGAGCAGATAAAGAAGTAAGGAGGTGAGTCATGTGGATTCTGGGGGTTCCAGGCGATGGAACAGCCACAGGGCCAAGTTCCTGCAGCAGGAGTTTGTTGGAAGTGCTCTGAGAAAAACAGGGATGTCAGAGTGGTGGCAGGGGAGCACCTTAGAGGGATGCTGGTGGGAGGTGACATCAGACAGGTAGCCAGGGGCCAAATGATGTCTTACAGGACACAGTGAGGGCTTTGACTTCATTTGGGGCGAGTTGGGTAGCTATTACTGGATTTCTGcaaaagagtatttttttaaattaattaatttatttattggctgtgttgggtcttcgtttctgcgtgagggctttctccagttgcggcgagcggggcccactcttcatcgcggtgcttgggcttctcattgtcacggcctctcctgttgcggagcacaggctccagatgcgcaggctcagtaattgtggctaaCGAGCTTAgttcctctgcggcatgtgggatcttcccagaccagggctcgaacccgtgtcccctgcattggcaggtggattcccaaccactgcgccaccagggaagccccaaaagagtatgttttaaaagaatttctttgCTACTATGCAGAGAAAATTGGGGACAGGGACAAGGGTGGTGGACAAAGTAAAAGCATAAAGACAGTGTGAAATGCTGGCTCCTGAAATACTGACCACCACCATTGTTGAGGCAAATCTTAATTTATTGCTCACCCTGACAGTCTTAGCATCTTGGAAAAGAGTGAACAAAGTCAGGTTATTTATGAGATTTGAGGgtatagtttaaaatatatttttttaattcaggggCTTGATAACCTTTGGGTTAGAATTATGATTTAACAGTTTAGGATTTGTGGACAGGTCTTGGAGAATAAGTAGTATAGTATCTATGGGAAAGGTGAGAAGTTTGTTTAAAAGGGCTTTGAGGAAGCTTCTGAAATGAACAGTAAAATCATTTGCAACTTTTATCTTCCTGGGCATGAGTTTCATGGAGCAGGAAAGTCTGCCGGTGAACACAGTAGAACAGTAGTCATGGTAATGCAGAGAGTAAGCTGTGTGGATGTTGACGGTTTCAGCTCTCGACAGCAAAGAAGTGTTTGCAGTGGCTCAGATGTGAAGTGGGGGGTAGATGTGATGACATGTGGCTCCATGTTTGGAGAGTAGGATTTGTTGTTGGGTAGGATGTGGAGTGAGAGAACGGGGTGGGGAGCCGAGGATGACCTCAGTATTTAGTCTGAGCCACCTGCTGGGGTGGGAGGTGTTCACTGAGATGGGAAAAGTGGGGAGAAGCAGTTTGGGGCAAATTTTTTAGGAAGTGACTTTGAGAAGTGTCAGTGACTTGAGATGATAATTAATTATTCAAATTTAGTTGTTGATGAGGCCCTTGGACATACAGATCTGGAGTTGGAGAACAGACAGGAGTGCAGATTAAATTTGAAAGTCATGAGTTGAAAGGTGGTATGCAGACATAACTGGGCCTTGGGGAGTGGATGTGGATAGACAGGAAAAGAGGCTGCAACCCACAGCCTTACAACATGTAGGAGTCACAAGCGTAACAGAGAAGAAAACCCAGAGAGGTGTCTGGAGGCCAAGAAAGGTGCTTGTCAAGAAGGACACAATGAATTTCTAGTTTGAAATTGGAAATATGAAGTCAGCGTTTTCCCCCTTTGTTCCTGTAAACCATCTAAAACCAACTAGGAGATTGAGAAATGAATTGCAGACGGGTATTTTGTATAAATCTGAGAAATAGCTAAACTTGAAACCATGACATAAGGGGAAGAACTgttgaaagcaataaaaaaatcaGGCTGGGTACAGGCACCTGGAATTGGAACCAGAGAGAGACTTCCAGGGCTGCTGACCTCAGAAGGAAATGCAAGGTTACTAACCCTTGGTAAAACATCAGGAAGGGATTGAACAAGATTGTGGCAGGAACTTCCTTGTTACCTGCTTTGGTTCTGAGAAGCAGAGAAGTGGGATTCAGGGTGGGATCACACACATAACCCTTAACTGTGTAAAGTATTGGTCTTTGTAGCATTTGGGGGATAAACGAGACTTTGCCCGTGAAAATGCCCAGAGGTTttctgagagaaataaaagataatcAAATACAATGTTATGTCCTTGGTCCTAAGCAGCCAGTGCAGGATGCATGGACGTtttcctaagaaaaaaaaagggagaaagagaaaaaaagaaaaggcaaaaaaaaaaaaaaattagtaagtgaAGAACATGCACCTGAAAAATATTGTCATAGAAGAGAGAAATATTGTGACCAAGTATCTCACTATGAATGTTTCACAGCTTAATGAAGCAATTGCCTTTATGATGCAAAAGCACAAGGAACCATATATAAGCACTGAGGGGAGAGATGAAGCGAAACAGGAGATTGTCTGAAAGCTTCCAGTGCTCAGGAATGAACTGGAAGAAGAAACATCCTGACAGTAAAATGTGTAGAATTGGAAGGAGCACAAGGAGCTGAAAACATAGTGAGGGCCCTGGAAGAGAGAAGCACAGGAAGTGAGCAGATGGAATGGGAATTGGGGCACAGTTAAAGGGGTCACATGTGGAAGACTGGAAAAGGAGGTTCAGCATGCACACCATCCAGTCTCCCATGTGGAAAGCCAGAGATAATTGAATAGAACAAATATTTAGAGATACATTTCAAGGAAACTTCCTGGTATGAAAGAAGACTGGAGTCTACATGAAAAGGACTAACTTAGGGGAAACTAACTCAGAGTTGTCGCCACCATGGTGTATCCTAGGGAAGTTACTagattttgaaagaaagaaagattcttTTTGGTCtgcaaaaccaaacaattaagTCATTTAAAACCTTGTTGAGGAATATTGAcaaatataatttgtatatatttaaaacgtacagtgtgatgatttgatgtaCATACATTGTAGAATGGTTACCAAGATTaagataattaacacatccatcaccttacGTAGTTAACAGGTaatttgtatgtgtgttttgggggggggTGAGAATGATTCAGATATATTTGCAACAGCATTCAAGGGTAGATaccatattgttaactatagtcaccatgctctaCATTAGATCCCCAGCACTTGAattaagtcttttttcttttaaattctggcTGTGCTgctcggcttgcaggatctcagttccctgaccagggtttgaacctgggccacgacagcaaaagcactgaatcctaaccactagaccaccagggaactccccagtcATTtttaagggagagaaaaaaaatcaagttgatCTCAGACGTCCATAATAACATCCAGTGCTTTTAAAAGCAGTGGAGAAAGAATTACAAAATCCTTAAGAACTAAAAGTAAATCCCAATAACTTTATATGTAGACAAAATGTTATTCAGCTAAAGTAACAACAGTAAGTTTGAACATGCAAGAATACAGGGAAATATTGTTCTCATGAATTCTTTGTAAAGAATTTTCTAGAACATGAACTTTAATGAAGAAATGGTAAAGTATAAAATAGCAGAAGATTGTTTTTGAGTGCTATTTATATTTAAGTGAGAACTAAGTCTAAAACTGAAGTGGGGATTGATTATCAGGATAGAATGAAAACATAAAGGACTTAAGATTTTAGGATTAttagatataaaattttaaaatttgttggaATAGCCAAGtaccaaaataaacaaagcagTTTAGAAGGCTAAGAAAAACTAGGGGGAGCTTGCCCTTTCAAATTCAGTGCTAGCTATTGGCTGTAGTGTGATATTGATGTAAGAATAAACGGATCAGAAGTAAGGTTCCAGAACTAGCTCCACGCATATGGAAATCAGATATGTGAGAAACAGACAAAGGGGAGGTAATTCAGTAAGTGCTGTTGAGAAAATTATTCATATGGAGAAAACATTTGTCTTTTACCATTATAGAGAAatcaatttaaaagtaaaatatataaaacttctagaagaaagtaTAGTGGAATATGTTTATAACTATATAAAAGGGGAATATATGTACACTCTTGATATATATGTATCATCATCTATGTACAATCCTTATGAAAGGGTTCTCAGCACAAAAAATActgttttagaaggaaaaaaatagattataTTAAGAACATGCACTCATTACAAAACACCATAAAAATTCAAGATTCATGGCATAGAGTGAGAGAAGTTATTTGTAACATATATAACCAGCAAaggcttaatatccaaaatacattcATGGCTTTTCTCAAACAAATTTAAATAAGGCATTATACAttattcattttacttaatttctGCTTTCTCCCACTGGAATGTAAACTTCATGagaacagggttttttttctttcatgtctaTGTTTCCACTGTCTAGGATAGTGCCAGCCACAGTTTAGCattcaataaaagtttgttgaataaTGAACTCCTACAATTCATAGGAAAAAGTCAAACAACCCAACAGAGAAGTGGACAAAAGACATACATGAAAAGGAGACACAAGtgggaaacaaaaacacaaatgatAAATGAGAATATCTACAACTTCATTGGTAATAAGAGAAGTAAAAAGTATGACAGTGAAATAGCATTTTCTGTGCTCAAATTTGGCAAAAATTAAGATGTCTTTCAATAGCAAGCAGTTTTGATCACATGATCATTCTGTCTCCTGGGAAGAGTTTGTCAAGAACTAGGTCCTACAGTGTCCCTTCCCTGTACCTCATCTGTTCCTAAGAGTTAAGGTTTTCGCTTTACCCAGTGACTGAAAAATTCCCACGTCCTCTATCTCCGCCTCATCTGCCCTCTACTCCCCGTTTTACCTGAGGTGTTCTAGTCCTTCCGTTGTCAGTGTGGCAAAAACTAACCCTAAAATCATTTCTTCCAAATTGTAAATCTTCTCACATTCCTTATTTCCACTTACTTGGGTTCTAACACTTCTCTTCTTCCGTATCTGACAACCATGAAAAGCACCTGTAATACTGATCTGTCCATAGttcctcttatttttaattttcttttgaaaactgtCTTCTATAGCTTTTATTCTTACCTTCCAGTGACCTTACTCAAAACCAGAACCTTATACGCTGATGCCTTATTTCATTCCTAAttgtaagtatatatttttaaatctaaagcATCTGTTTCGTCTTGTTGCTGGCCTTATATAATCCTAGGGTTGTCCTCTATTACTTAAGATACCTCTTCTTAAACATATCAGTCCATATTCATCCTTTTTTGTTGATGTTACTTAAAAATTCTTGGTAAGTTCCACATGATCCTCCTTCTAAATACTGCTCATACATCTTACCCACATCTGCACCTCTTCTTGAGGTTTGCCTGTCCAGATCCTTAAGAAAGGGCTTAGGactgtgcctggcatgtagttaATGCTccttgtgtgtattttacacttagttTATGTTTGAGCTCAAGTACTCACCTCTGTTTTGAAGTGCTTCTTACTCTCTCCCCTCTTAGAATTCCCATTTCACTTAGCAGCTGAGCCACAAGGAATTCAGACCTCATCATATACTGTGACACCTGAGAGCATCTGGTTATTGCTGAGGCTTTTGTCCCCATCTGgggggcctctttttttttttaactcttcctTAAtttgatgtataatatataatagatatgcTCATCTATTAATGCTGATAGATACGTTTATTCAGAAAGCATTTCCTAAGTACGTAGGCCTACATCACTTACCTGTAGATTCTGATTCATAGGGTACATGGATTGACATGGGGCTATGATAGTCTATactccatgttttgtttttttttaaataaaatttttatttgtttatttttggctacattgggtctttgttgctgtgcgcaggctttctctacttgcggtgagcaggggctactctttgttgcggtgcgtgggcttctcattgtggtggcttctagttgcagagcatgggctctaggcgcatgggctcagtagttgtggctcacgggctctagagcacaggctcagtagttgtggcgcacgggcttagttgctctgcggcatgtgggatcttcccggaccagggcctgaacccatatcacctgcactggcaggtaATAAGTGTGGGAAAACCTTCCAGAAATCACAACCCACTGACCCTCAGAGaactcacacaggagagaaaccccatGAATGTGATAAAGCTCCTGGAAAGTCAGCCATTACTGACCAGCAGAGGACACAGTCAGAAAAGCTTCATGTATGTAATGAATGCAAGATATCTTTTTGTCATAGCTCAGCCCTGAAGGtccatcagagaattcacacaggagagaagcccTATCAATGTAAGGATTGTGGGAAGTCCTTCTATGCAAAATCAAACTTCAACCATCATCAGAGAACTCACACAAGGGAGAAACCATACGAATGTAAGGACTGTGGGAAATCCTTCTGTGTGAAATCAAACCTAACTAAGCATCAGAAAACGCATACAGGGGAGAAACCTTTCAAATGCAATGAATGTGGGAAAACTTTCTCACAGAAGTCACAATTTGCTGATCATCAGAGAacacacacaggggagaaacCCTACAAATGTACTGAGTGTGGCAAATCCTTCTACTATAAGTCAACCCTACAAGTACATCAGGGGAAGCATACAGAAGAGAAACCCTATAAATGTACTGAATGAGGGAAATCCTTCTGCTATAAGTCAGCCCTGATTATACATCAAGTATCCCATACAGGAAAGAAACCCTATGCctgtaatgaatgtgggaaaaccTGTGTGAAGTCAAATCTCACTAAACATCAGAAAATTCACACGGGATTGAAACCCTATGAGTGTAATGAGTGTGGCAAATCCTTCTCTATGAATTCGATCCTCACTGTACATCAAAGAACTCACACGGGGGAGAAACCCTACGAGTGCAATGAATGTAAGAAGTGCTACTACAAAAGGCGGCGCTCACTAAACATTAGAAAACTCACAGGGGAGAAACCACACAAACGTAATGCATGTGAGAAAGCCTTCCTTATGAAGTCAACCCTCATTATACACCAGAGAACTCACACTGGGGAGAAACCTTTCAAAAGTCATTCTATGTGAAGTCGCTACTTAATATTCATCAGATAAATCACACAGGAAAGAAACCCCATGtatgtaaagaatgtgggaaagcctcTTCTATGAAAGTCAAACCTCACTGAGCATCAGAGGACACCCTCAGAAGAGAAACCCTACGAATGTAATGAATGTCAGAGGACCTTTCGCCATAAGTCAACCTTAACTGTACACCAGAGAACTCATACAGGGGAGAAACCCTGTAAGTGTAATGAATATGGGAAAGCCTTCTATATGAAGTCAGCCCTCAGCACCAGAGAATACACACAGGGGAGAAACCTTACgaatgtaaagaatgtgggaaaaATTTCTTCCAGAAGTCACACCTTATTGAACATCAGAGAAcacacactggagagaagccccaTGAGTGCAATAAATGTGGGAGATCTTTCTCTTATAAGTCAGCCCTAACCATACATCAGAGAACTCATACAGAGGAGAAACCTtataaatgtaatgaatgtgaGGCCTTTATGAAATCACACCTCACTGTACATCAGAGAACTCACACAGGGAAGAACCTCTTTGAATG from Mesoplodon densirostris isolate mMesDen1 chromosome 16, mMesDen1 primary haplotype, whole genome shotgun sequence includes:
- the LOC132477017 gene encoding LOW QUALITY PROTEIN: zinc finger protein 33B-like (The sequence of the model RefSeq protein was modified relative to this genomic sequence to represent the inferred CDS: substituted 2 bases at 2 genomic stop codons), translating into MKSTCNKCGKTFQKSQPTDPQRTHTGEKPHEXKLHVCNECKISFCHSSALKVHQRIHTGEKPYQCKDCGKSFYAKSNFNHHQRTHTREKPYECKDCGKSFCVKSNLTKHQKTHTGEKPFKCNECGKTFSQKSQFADHQRTHTGEKPYKCTECGKSFYYKSTLQVHQGKHTEEKPYKCTEXGKSFCYKSALIIHQVSHTGKKPYACNECGKTCVKSNLTKHQKIHTGLKPYECNECGKSFSMNSILTVHQRTHTGEKPYECNECKKCYYKRRRSLNIRKLTGEKPHKRNACEKAFLMKSTLIIHQRTHTGEKPFKSHSM